A genomic segment from Dechloromonas denitrificans encodes:
- the trxC gene encoding thioredoxin TrxC — translation MPENIHLVCSHCAAVNRLPIARQHESPSCGQCKNPVFCGRPQELGENDFDRWISRNDVPMLVDFWAPWCGPCRSMAPAFTQAASELEPVLRLAKVDTERAPGLAARFGIRSIPTLIMFSSGREIARQSGALDLNALKRWGMANLPKN, via the coding sequence ATGCCAGAAAACATCCACCTCGTCTGCTCCCATTGCGCAGCAGTCAACCGTTTGCCGATCGCTCGCCAGCACGAATCGCCAAGCTGCGGGCAATGCAAAAACCCCGTTTTCTGCGGTCGACCGCAAGAACTCGGCGAAAATGACTTCGACCGCTGGATCAGCCGCAACGATGTCCCGATGCTCGTTGATTTCTGGGCGCCATGGTGTGGCCCCTGCCGCTCGATGGCACCGGCCTTCACCCAGGCCGCCAGCGAACTGGAACCGGTACTGCGCCTGGCCAAGGTCGACACCGAACGCGCCCCCGGCCTGGCCGCCCGCTTCGGCATTCGAAGCATTCCAACCCTGATCATGTTCAGCAGCGGACGCGAAATTGCCCGACAAAGCGGCGCACTCGATCTGAACGCCCTGAAGCGCTGGGGCATGGCCAATCTGCCCAAAAATTAA
- a CDS encoding NAD kinase, whose translation MNRSFASCRSPRTIALVGKYHSMEIAESLRRLAEYLHERGVSVFIERETSEHIGRKVDLSRWVTCGFNDIGAHADLAIVLGGDGTMLNAARRLARYRVPLVGVNQGRLGFMTDIARDDMLTCMDDLLDGRFQEEKRMLISAEVIRDGKEIASNMALNDVVIDKGAIGRMIEFELFIDGEFIYNLRSDGLIVSTPTGSTAYSMSAGGPIMHPTLAGIALVPLCPHALTNRPIIVNDSADIELRVVNADDPRVHFDGQVTLDLARDDCVRLKRSEYTICFLHPPGYSYFAMLRQKLHWSERPKGP comes from the coding sequence ATGAATAGAAGCTTCGCTTCCTGTCGCTCGCCCCGGACCATCGCGCTGGTCGGCAAATATCACAGCATGGAAATTGCCGAGTCCTTGCGTCGACTGGCTGAATACCTGCACGAACGCGGAGTTTCGGTCTTTATCGAACGAGAAACTTCGGAACATATCGGGCGCAAGGTCGATTTGTCGCGCTGGGTCACCTGCGGATTCAACGATATCGGGGCGCATGCCGACCTGGCCATCGTGCTCGGCGGCGATGGCACCATGCTCAATGCCGCTCGCCGCCTGGCCCGCTATCGTGTGCCTTTGGTCGGGGTCAATCAGGGGCGGCTCGGTTTCATGACCGATATTGCCCGGGACGACATGTTGACCTGCATGGACGATCTGCTCGACGGTCGTTTCCAGGAAGAAAAGCGGATGCTGATTTCCGCCGAGGTGATTCGCGACGGCAAGGAAATCGCGTCGAACATGGCATTGAATGATGTCGTGATCGACAAGGGCGCCATTGGCCGGATGATCGAATTCGAACTGTTTATCGACGGCGAATTCATTTATAACCTGCGTTCTGACGGCCTGATCGTCTCGACGCCAACCGGTTCGACGGCGTATTCGATGTCGGCCGGCGGGCCGATCATGCACCCGACGCTGGCCGGTATTGCGCTGGTCCCGCTTTGTCCGCATGCCTTGACCAATCGCCCGATCATCGTCAACGACAGTGCCGATATCGAATTGCGTGTCGTCAACGCCGATGATCCGCGTGTGCACTTCGACGGCCAGGTGACGCTCGATCTGGCGCGTGACGATTGCGTCCGTCTGAAACGTTCTGAATACACCATCTGTTTCCTGCATCCGCCGGGCTACAGCTATTTCGCCATGCTGCGCCAGAAACTGCACTGGAGCGAACGGCCCAAAGGTCCCTGA
- the hrcA gene encoding heat-inducible transcriptional repressor HrcA produces MLDERSRTLLKALVEHYIADGQPVGSRALSRFSGLDLSPATIRNVMADLEDAGFVASPHTSAGRIPTARGYRLFVDSLLTVRPLEARQMGEMEEALQGQPSKQIISSASQLLSGLTQFAGVVIAPRRASSRIRQIEFLSLSEKRILLIIVTTDGDVQNRILTSEKSYSPAELVSAANYLNQNFAGLDFEQIRQRLSVEIQQLREDIKPLMAMTLEAGDAAMSENATPYVISGERNLLGVEDLSSNMKRLRELFDLFEQRSSLIRLLEVSNRAEGVQIYIGGESGIAPLDECSVVTAPYTVDGQIVGSVGVIGPTRMAYERVIPIVDITARLLSSALTYQSNN; encoded by the coding sequence ATGCTGGATGAACGCTCAAGAACCCTTCTCAAGGCGCTGGTCGAACACTATATCGCTGATGGTCAGCCGGTTGGTTCGCGCGCCCTTTCACGCTTTTCCGGTCTCGACCTGTCGCCGGCGACGATCCGTAACGTCATGGCCGACCTGGAAGACGCCGGTTTTGTCGCCAGCCCGCACACCTCGGCCGGCCGCATTCCGACCGCCCGCGGCTATCGCCTGTTTGTCGACAGTCTGCTCACCGTGCGCCCGCTCGAAGCGCGCCAGATGGGTGAAATGGAAGAAGCGCTGCAAGGCCAGCCATCCAAGCAAATCATCTCCAGCGCCTCGCAACTGCTCTCCGGCCTGACCCAGTTCGCCGGCGTAGTCATCGCGCCGCGCCGGGCAAGCAGCCGGATTCGCCAGATCGAATTCCTCAGCCTGTCCGAAAAACGCATCCTGCTGATCATCGTCACAACAGACGGCGATGTGCAAAACCGCATCCTGACCAGCGAAAAATCCTATTCGCCAGCCGAACTGGTCAGCGCCGCGAATTACCTCAACCAGAATTTTGCCGGCCTGGATTTCGAACAAATACGCCAGCGCCTGTCGGTTGAAATCCAGCAATTGCGCGAAGACATCAAGCCGCTGATGGCAATGACGCTCGAAGCCGGCGATGCTGCCATGTCCGAAAACGCGACACCTTACGTCATCAGCGGCGAACGCAACCTGCTCGGCGTTGAAGACCTGTCCTCCAACATGAAGCGACTGCGCGAACTGTTCGACCTGTTCGAGCAGCGCTCCAGCCTGATCCGCCTGCTTGAAGTCTCGAACCGGGCCGAAGGCGTCCAGATCTATATCGGTGGCGAATCGGGCATTGCCCCGCTCGATGAATGCAGCGTCGTTACCGCCCCCTACACGGTCGATGGCCAGATCGTCGGCTCGGTCGGTGTCATCGGCCCAACCCGCATGGCTTACGAACGCGTCATTCCCATCGTCGACATCACCGCCCGCCTGCTGTCCAGCGCCCTTACCTACCAGAGCAACAACTAA
- the hemH gene encoding ferrochelatase, which yields MSRYLPEPPHRHGTPSSTAILIVNLGTPDEASAPALRRYLKEFLSDPRVVEIPKAIWWLILNGIILNIRPKKSAAKYASVWMKEGSPLRVHTERQAKLLKGLLGERGHHVTVDWAMRYGTRSVPEMLAHLKANGATRILLVPMYPQYAASTTATVVDEACRWLLQLRNQPEMRFVRNFHDDEGYLAALETSVRQHWQTAGPLGPDDRLLISFHGLPKRSLDLGDPYFCECHKTGRLLAERLQLKPEQYRLCFQSRFGKAEWLQPYTAPTLHALGKEGTKRLDVICPGFTADCLETLEEIALEGRDDFIAAGGQAYHYIPALNEDAAWIAALANLVERQLGGWDTRQPFDPRQLEIGAREAFKHGART from the coding sequence ATGTCCCGTTACCTGCCGGAACCGCCACATCGCCACGGCACGCCGTCGTCGACCGCCATTCTCATCGTTAACCTTGGCACGCCCGACGAAGCCAGTGCTCCAGCCCTGCGTCGCTACCTCAAGGAATTTCTTTCCGACCCGCGTGTTGTCGAAATTCCCAAGGCAATCTGGTGGCTGATTCTGAACGGCATCATCCTCAATATCCGCCCGAAAAAGTCGGCGGCAAAATACGCTTCCGTGTGGATGAAGGAAGGCTCGCCTCTGCGTGTTCATACCGAACGCCAGGCCAAATTGCTCAAAGGCCTGCTTGGCGAACGGGGTCATCATGTCACGGTCGACTGGGCGATGCGCTATGGAACGCGCTCTGTTCCGGAAATGCTGGCACACCTCAAAGCCAACGGCGCAACACGCATCCTGCTGGTTCCGATGTATCCGCAGTATGCGGCGAGCACGACAGCTACGGTCGTCGATGAAGCCTGCCGCTGGCTGCTTCAATTGCGCAACCAGCCGGAAATGCGTTTCGTGCGCAACTTCCATGATGACGAAGGCTATCTTGCCGCGCTTGAAACGTCGGTCCGCCAACATTGGCAGACAGCGGGACCGCTCGGCCCGGATGATCGCCTGCTGATCAGCTTCCATGGCCTGCCCAAGCGCAGCCTGGACCTCGGCGATCCGTATTTCTGCGAATGCCACAAAACCGGCCGCCTGCTGGCCGAACGCCTGCAGCTCAAGCCCGAACAATACCGCCTCTGCTTCCAGTCGCGCTTCGGCAAAGCCGAGTGGCTGCAACCTTATACCGCCCCAACCCTGCATGCACTGGGCAAGGAAGGCACCAAACGGCTGGATGTAATTTGCCCTGGCTTCACGGCCGATTGCCTCGAGACACTGGAAGAAATCGCCCTGGAAGGGCGTGACGACTTCATCGCGGCGGGCGGCCAGGCATATCACTACATTCCAGCCTTGAACGAAGATGCCGCATGGATTGCTGCCCTGGCCAACCTGGTTGAACGGCAATTAGGCGGCTGGGACACACGCCAGCCGTTCGATCCCCGACAACTCGAAATCGGCGCCAGGGAAGCCTTCAAACACGGCGCCCGAACTTGA
- the grpE gene encoding nucleotide exchange factor GrpE, which yields MSNPEHTQELPLGNEATAEAAVETPTSDNVDTLPSIEEQFRQLELKAAEHYDAWLRAKAEGENIRRRAQEDISKAHKFAVEKFAGELLAVKDSLEAALAVPEQTVDSFKSGVELTLKQLVAAFEKNALNEVNPAGEKFDPHKHQAIGMVDSEQDANTVVTVLQKGYLIAERVLRPALVMVAKPKS from the coding sequence ATGTCCAACCCAGAACACACCCAGGAACTCCCGCTCGGCAACGAAGCGACGGCCGAAGCGGCCGTTGAAACACCGACCAGCGACAACGTCGACACCCTGCCCAGCATCGAGGAGCAATTCCGCCAGCTTGAACTGAAAGCGGCCGAACACTACGATGCATGGCTACGCGCCAAGGCCGAAGGCGAAAACATCCGCCGTCGTGCACAGGAAGACATTTCGAAGGCGCACAAGTTCGCCGTCGAAAAATTTGCCGGCGAACTGTTGGCCGTCAAGGACAGCCTTGAAGCCGCACTGGCCGTCCCGGAGCAAACAGTCGACAGCTTCAAGTCGGGTGTCGAACTGACGCTCAAGCAACTCGTTGCCGCCTTTGAGAAAAACGCGCTGAACGAGGTCAATCCGGCCGGCGAAAAATTCGATCCGCACAAGCACCAGGCGATTGGCATGGTCGACTCGGAACAAGATGCAAATACCGTCGTCACCGTCCTCCAGAAGGGCTACCTGATCGCCGAGCGCGTG
- a CDS encoding protein kinase domain-containing protein yields the protein METIGKYRVVRELGKGATATVYLCDDPDSDRQLAVKVIRFGKDSAAMSRRLRKLFQNEGMVSKRMNHPNIVQVYDAVVEEDFAYLAMEYVKGFSLEEHCSIDNLLPMHRVIGIIFKCCMALDSAYRQGIIHRDIKPANIMIGEDDEPKIADFGLALNMNKDMDRDSTFIMGVGSPAYMSPEQIKGYPLNQKTDLYSLGVVMFQCLTGRLPFRAANQATLVFRIINSEAPAVTALNPNLPEGLNAVMRKALEKDLYSRYKNGADFAKDLSAVRYQILEEDETAQDDRHFEMLRRLDFFTEFENIEIWEVLRVAVWREVGPNVAIVREGERNKMFGIIISGCVEISIERKVLCRLGASEPVGEVAFLHPASDQRHASAVTLEPTLFLEINASALALSSEELLERMRNALLARMIQRLREVNRIAAAQGQPAVEVGAGSITAMTRSRLGGGLDFELTPM from the coding sequence ATGGAAACGATCGGCAAATATCGGGTGGTGCGTGAATTGGGCAAAGGGGCGACTGCTACGGTCTACCTCTGTGATGACCCTGATTCCGATCGCCAGCTTGCCGTCAAGGTGATCCGCTTCGGCAAGGATTCCGCCGCCATGTCGCGCCGTTTGCGCAAGCTTTTCCAGAACGAAGGCATGGTTTCGAAAAGGATGAATCACCCGAACATCGTTCAGGTTTATGACGCGGTGGTCGAAGAGGATTTCGCCTATCTCGCCATGGAGTACGTCAAGGGCTTCAGCCTTGAGGAGCATTGCAGCATTGATAATCTGCTGCCGATGCACCGGGTCATTGGCATTATCTTCAAGTGCTGCATGGCGCTCGATAGTGCTTATCGCCAGGGCATCATTCATCGTGACATCAAACCGGCCAATATCATGATCGGCGAAGATGACGAGCCGAAGATCGCCGATTTTGGCCTGGCCTTGAATATGAACAAGGACATGGATCGGGATTCGACTTTCATCATGGGGGTCGGCTCTCCTGCCTATATGTCGCCGGAGCAGATCAAGGGTTATCCGCTGAACCAGAAAACCGATCTGTATTCGCTCGGCGTGGTGATGTTTCAGTGCCTGACCGGGCGCTTGCCGTTTCGTGCGGCGAATCAGGCGACGCTGGTTTTTCGGATCATCAATTCAGAGGCGCCGGCGGTCACCGCGCTCAATCCGAATTTGCCGGAAGGCCTCAACGCAGTCATGCGCAAGGCGCTGGAGAAGGATCTCTACAGCCGCTACAAGAATGGTGCCGATTTCGCCAAGGATCTGTCTGCCGTGCGCTATCAGATTCTCGAAGAAGATGAAACGGCCCAGGATGACCGTCACTTCGAAATGCTGCGCCGGCTCGATTTTTTCACCGAGTTTGAAAATATCGAAATCTGGGAAGTCCTGCGCGTTGCCGTCTGGCGTGAAGTGGGCCCGAATGTGGCGATTGTCCGTGAAGGCGAGCGCAACAAGATGTTCGGCATCATCATTTCCGGCTGTGTCGAAATCTCGATTGAACGCAAAGTGCTTTGCCGTCTTGGCGCCAGCGAGCCTGTCGGCGAAGTGGCGTTTTTGCATCCGGCAAGCGATCAGCGCCATGCCAGTGCGGTGACGCTGGAGCCGACCCTGTTCCTCGAAATCAATGCCTCAGCGCTGGCTTTGTCGTCGGAAGAGTTGCTTGAGCGCATGCGCAACGCCTTGCTGGCCAGAATGATTCAGCGCCTGCGCGAGGTTAACCGGATTGCCGCTGCTCAAGGGCAGCCGGCGGTGGAGGTCGGTGCCGGTTCGATTACAGCCATGACCCGTTCCCGTTTGGGCGGTGGCTTGGATTTTGAACTGACGCCGATGTGA
- a CDS encoding VCBS repeat-containing protein, with product MLEFLTGYKIRVFDAAKLQARVNDDAGQTASNTLAADYAIDYQRHESYTESEQTAVLISGSVKTADGQEISFDLQWTMARHYHEESETNLHLGNAAQKTDPLVLNFAGPAAQLIDQRFAFDLNADGKTENINFVAPGSGFLVFDRNEDGKINNGQELFGPTTGDGFSELNALDSDRNGWIDENDSYYKKLQIWSHKANGEDAFQSLAEANVGAIALNHIASPFDLKNQNNELLGQVRSSGIFLQEDGRAGTIQQIDLTA from the coding sequence ATGCTCGAATTCCTGACGGGATACAAAATTCGAGTTTTCGATGCCGCCAAGCTCCAGGCCCGGGTTAACGATGATGCAGGCCAAACAGCCAGCAATACACTGGCTGCCGACTACGCCATCGACTACCAACGCCACGAGTCCTATACAGAATCCGAACAGACGGCGGTATTGATCAGCGGCAGCGTCAAGACAGCCGATGGCCAGGAAATCAGCTTCGACCTCCAATGGACGATGGCACGCCATTACCACGAGGAAAGCGAGACGAACCTGCACTTGGGCAACGCAGCCCAGAAAACAGACCCACTTGTGCTGAATTTTGCCGGACCGGCGGCGCAGTTGATCGATCAACGTTTCGCCTTCGACCTGAATGCCGACGGAAAAACAGAAAACATCAACTTCGTCGCTCCCGGTAGCGGATTCCTGGTTTTCGATCGTAACGAGGACGGGAAAATCAATAACGGCCAAGAACTTTTCGGCCCGACGACAGGTGATGGTTTTTCAGAATTAAACGCGCTGGATAGTGACAGAAACGGCTGGATTGACGAAAATGACAGTTATTACAAAAAACTACAAATATGGTCACACAAAGCCAATGGCGAGGATGCTTTTCAATCGCTGGCCGAAGCCAATGTCGGGGCCATCGCTTTAAATCACATCGCATCACCCTTCGACCTGAAAAACCAGAACAATGAATTACTGGGACAGGTTCGCAGTTCTGGAATTTTTTTGCAGGAAGATGGCAGGGCTGGCACAATCCAGCAAATAGACCTGACTGCCTGA
- a CDS encoding methyl-accepting chemotaxis protein translates to MPRFADLKIWVRLTAAIWLALAIIWVGAIIWTTQVNRETAIRQAQDFSQSIHEMTMAGLTGMMITGTVGQREVFLDQIKQLTIIKDLHVARSEAVSKLYGPDAKAKRELTPLEQQVMTSGTPYVSLESENGSSSLHVINPTKASKNYLGKDCVLCHQVPEGTVLGVVSMKVSLDSVEAEVAAFRLKIAGVALGALGALLVIIYLLTQHFVTVPLEELRKGLRDIARGEGDLTRRLPVKGKDEVGQSAFVFNEMMDNFQQLVSQVRDSATQVSARVASLSESADRVSQSSHLQNEKSGQAASAVEELVSSISSIAQSAGHVQHQSQESLARANEGSRNLEVLLDEMSVVERAVKEMANSVNDFVRNTESITLMTREVKDIAEQTNLLALNAAIEAARAGEQGRGFAVVADEVRKLAEKSSRSASEIDAITASLSAQSVAVRRSIEEGLDHLESSQSAVSTVSNVLQATNGSVTEVGHGLDAIASATDQQRRVSSDVEASIEAIAGMARDNTGTVEQTAGAAHDLKRLAEGLAAMVGRFKV, encoded by the coding sequence ATGCCGCGCTTTGCCGACTTGAAGATTTGGGTACGACTAACGGCCGCAATCTGGCTCGCTCTGGCAATCATCTGGGTCGGAGCAATTATCTGGACCACCCAGGTCAATCGAGAAACCGCCATTCGCCAGGCACAGGATTTTTCCCAAAGCATTCATGAAATGACCATGGCCGGCCTGACCGGCATGATGATCACCGGCACTGTTGGCCAGCGCGAAGTTTTCCTCGACCAGATCAAGCAACTGACCATCATCAAGGATCTGCACGTTGCACGCAGCGAAGCCGTTTCGAAACTTTACGGTCCGGATGCCAAAGCCAAACGCGAACTCACCCCGCTGGAACAGCAGGTCATGACCTCCGGTACGCCGTATGTCTCGCTGGAGTCGGAGAACGGCAGCTCATCCCTGCATGTCATCAACCCGACCAAGGCATCGAAAAATTATCTCGGCAAGGATTGCGTACTCTGCCATCAGGTTCCGGAAGGCACGGTACTCGGCGTGGTCAGCATGAAAGTATCACTCGATTCGGTCGAGGCAGAAGTCGCCGCCTTCCGGCTGAAAATTGCCGGCGTAGCCCTGGGCGCTCTGGGTGCCCTGCTGGTCATCATTTACCTGCTGACCCAGCACTTCGTCACCGTACCGCTGGAAGAACTGCGCAAGGGCCTGCGTGACATTGCCCGCGGCGAAGGCGACCTGACGCGCCGCCTGCCGGTCAAAGGCAAGGATGAGGTAGGCCAGTCCGCCTTTGTCTTCAACGAAATGATGGACAATTTCCAGCAACTGGTCAGCCAGGTTCGCGATTCGGCAACACAGGTTTCGGCGCGTGTTGCATCGCTCTCGGAAAGTGCTGACCGCGTCTCGCAAAGCTCCCATCTGCAAAACGAAAAATCCGGACAGGCTGCTTCGGCCGTCGAAGAACTGGTCTCCAGCATTTCTTCAATCGCCCAAAGTGCCGGCCATGTGCAGCACCAGTCACAGGAAAGCCTGGCACGCGCCAACGAAGGCAGCCGCAACCTCGAGGTCCTGCTTGACGAAATGAGCGTTGTCGAACGTGCCGTCAAGGAAATGGCCAATTCGGTGAATGACTTTGTGCGCAATACAGAGTCGATCACGTTGATGACACGGGAAGTGAAAGACATTGCCGAGCAAACCAACTTGCTGGCACTCAACGCCGCCATCGAAGCAGCCCGAGCCGGCGAACAAGGCCGAGGGTTTGCCGTGGTGGCCGACGAAGTCCGCAAGCTGGCTGAAAAATCGTCCCGCTCAGCCAGTGAGATCGATGCGATCACGGCCAGCTTGAGCGCCCAATCGGTTGCCGTGCGACGCAGTATCGAGGAAGGCCTGGATCACCTGGAAAGCAGCCAGAGCGCGGTATCCACGGTATCGAACGTACTCCAGGCGACCAATGGTTCAGTCACAGAAGTAGGCCATGGTCTGGATGCAATCGCTTCGGCGACCGATCAGCAGCGCCGCGTATCGAGCGACGTTGAAGCCAGCATCGAAGCGATCGCCGGCATGGCCAGAGACAATACCGGCACGGTTGAGCAGACGGCAGGGGCAGCACACGACCTGAAGCGCCTGGCAGAAGGCTTGGCGGCGATGGTCGGTCGATTCAAGGTCTGA